CTGCCTCCTGCAAGGCCTACCTGGCCGCCCGGGGGACATTGCCCGCGTCCAACCCCTATCAGTTCCTGATGACCGAAAAGGACATCGCGAACTATATGTCAAACGAGAACTGGGTGGACTGGCGCAGAACGGGTTACCCCAGCCTGACCATCATCCCGGGGGCCGTGACCAGCACCATCCCCCGCCGGTATCTTTATCCGCTCGACGAACTCACGAGCAACCCGCAACCCCAGCAGTCGGCGCTGATCACCGACAGGGTCTGGTGGGATGCGCAATAAAATCTTCCGAAGGGGCAGTGAAAACTGCCCCTTATTTTTGTCCCATGCTTGTCCTGCTCTTACTCTTGTTAGCCCATCCCCTTCGGGCGCAAACCACGGCCGGCGATTCCACATCGCGCCCTTGGAACGGTAAATCCTGCGCGGTCGTCCTGACGTACGACGACGCCATCGATGCAGACCTCGACAACATTATCCCGGCCCTGGATTCCCTTGGGCTCAGAGGGACATTCTATATCATCGGTTCGGCGCCTGCTGTTTCCAGGCGCATGTCCGAGTGGAGGGCCGCCGCGGCCCGCGGACACGAGCTGGGGAACCACGCCCTGTTCCATCCCTGCGACGGCAGCCTGCCCGGCCGTTCCTGGATCACCCCCGACATCGACCTCAGCAAGTACACCGTCACCCGTGCGGTGGCCGAGATCCGGGTCAACAACACCCTGCTCAAGGCCATTGATGGGAAGGACCGGCGGACCTTTGCCTATCCTTGCGGGGACCTGACCATCGGCGGCGTGCGTTTTTACGACGGGTTGCGGGGCGATTTCGCCGGCGCCCGGGGGGTGACCGGGATACTCCGGACTCCCGACAAAGTCGACCTCGACAACATACCCGCCTTTGCCATCGAGGATCGCCCGGCCTCCTACATGATCGACCTGGTTCGCCAGGCGATGGAGACGCATACGCTGCTGGTTTTTCTTTTCCATGGGGTAGGGGGCGGACATGCCATCAACGAGGGGCGCGCGGAGCACCTCGAACTGCTGCGCTTTCTCAAGGCACACGAAGACCAGGTGTGGGTGGCGCCCATGGTGGAGGTGGCGGATTGGATAAGGTCTATCTCTTCCCCTTAAGCTCCCTCACCACCTTCCGGTGCAACTCACTGGAATCAACCCCCAGCAGGGTTGCCAATCGTTGAAGATCTGCCAGTGTGAGCCGGGACGGGTCCAGCAATCTTTTTGATAACGTATTGTAATTCATCCTCATGTCATGCGTAAGTTGGGTAATCGGCACCACGCGGGGGATGTCACGGACGAATTCGACGGTGCCATTTTCCATGGCCGTTTTGAGGAGGGAGTAATAGTTCGGCTTTTTCAAAGTGTTTAATTTTTAATTTAGAACATTCCAAATCTATAAATAAAACACTTCTGAAATGATATAAACCATCACAAGAAATAAAAAATTATTCGACAAAAATACCTTTCTGAGCGTTTTCGTCGGATAAGTTATTGATAATTAGGTCTCTATGTTCTGATTGTACTCCTTGCTGTATTGGCGGGGGGATTTTCCGGTAATCTTCTTAAAAACCCGGTTAAAGGTGACGGCGTTGCTAAACCCGGTTTGGTAGGCGACGGAGGAGACACTTTCGTAATCCC
This region of Dinghuibacter silviterrae genomic DNA includes:
- a CDS encoding polysaccharide deacetylase family protein — encoded protein: MLVLLLLLLAHPLRAQTTAGDSTSRPWNGKSCAVVLTYDDAIDADLDNIIPALDSLGLRGTFYIIGSAPAVSRRMSEWRAAAARGHELGNHALFHPCDGSLPGRSWITPDIDLSKYTVTRAVAEIRVNNTLLKAIDGKDRRTFAYPCGDLTIGGVRFYDGLRGDFAGARGVTGILRTPDKVDLDNIPAFAIEDRPASYMIDLVRQAMETHTLLVFLFHGVGGGHAINEGRAEHLELLRFLKAHEDQVWVAPMVEVADWIRSISSP